A genomic stretch from Bradyrhizobium sp. 195 includes:
- a CDS encoding SDR family NAD(P)-dependent oxidoreductase — MDLGLKSKTAVVTGASIGIGRAIAKGLAAEGVRVVGVARRTDLLAELVQEEGSGLITPFEQDVMAKDAAERIAAFALKELGHVDILINNAGGSRPLPVDAPDSKWDEAIALNFTSYRRIAHALLPQMIERKWGRIVNITGKSEPEGLNAAFAAKAAVHAWAKGLSREIGGHGITINCIPPGRIMSEQIRRNYAPDYRERFAEEEIPVGYWGEPEDLAALAVFLASPVARYITGTVIPVDGGLRRYQF; from the coding sequence ATGGACCTCGGGCTCAAATCGAAAACCGCTGTTGTCACCGGAGCGAGCATCGGCATCGGCCGCGCCATCGCCAAGGGCCTCGCCGCCGAAGGCGTGCGCGTCGTCGGCGTGGCACGGCGTACCGATCTGCTTGCAGAGCTGGTGCAGGAAGAAGGCTCCGGTCTGATCACGCCGTTCGAGCAGGACGTGATGGCCAAGGACGCGGCGGAAAGGATCGCGGCGTTTGCGCTCAAAGAGCTCGGCCATGTCGACATCCTCATCAACAATGCCGGCGGCAGCCGGCCGCTGCCGGTCGATGCGCCCGACAGCAAATGGGACGAGGCGATCGCGCTGAATTTCACCAGCTACCGCCGCATCGCGCATGCGCTGCTGCCGCAGATGATCGAACGCAAATGGGGCCGCATCGTCAACATCACCGGCAAGTCCGAGCCGGAAGGGCTGAATGCTGCGTTCGCCGCGAAGGCCGCCGTGCACGCCTGGGCCAAGGGCCTGTCGCGCGAGATCGGTGGGCACGGCATCACCATCAACTGCATCCCGCCCGGCCGCATCATGAGCGAGCAGATCCGCCGCAACTACGCGCCCGATTATCGCGAGCGCTTTGCCGAGGAAGAGATCCCGGTCGGCTATTGGGGCGAGCCGGAGGATCTGGCCGCACTCGCGGTGTTTCTGGCCTCGCCGGTGGCGCGCTACATCACGGGCACGGTGATCCCGGTGGATGGTGGGTTGAGGCGGTATCAGTTCTAG
- a CDS encoding TAXI family TRAP transporter solute-binding subunit, with translation MNKAPKSRSLLLLLVPVAMMLQTACLEAQTGRNAKADAQLVRPLPKENEKDRMNAWTVGLAGGLLEGAPIRLAAEMARVVDDGADLHLLPIVTRGATDNLNALLYLRGVDTAIINSDALEEYKVQAPQIRSRITYLLNLFPSELHIFVRPEITSLQDLVGKRVNFNTLGTAAAYSGPLIFSRLGIDVDKTFIPHQVALEQMRKGEMSAVVFITSKPVDAFVKGRWEAGFKFLPIHYDKKFEDYYLPATLDANEYPNLIKQGERVSTIAVPTALVAFNWPLRSNRYQRVARLVDYLFSRIDRLQAPGFDPKWQSINLAASVPGLTRFPAAQEWLDRKARSVQARP, from the coding sequence ATGAACAAGGCGCCAAAGTCACGCTCGTTGCTCCTGCTCTTGGTGCCGGTCGCGATGATGCTTCAAACGGCCTGCCTGGAAGCGCAAACGGGGAGAAATGCCAAGGCCGATGCACAGCTCGTCCGACCGCTCCCGAAAGAGAACGAAAAAGACCGGATGAACGCCTGGACGGTCGGGCTCGCCGGGGGCCTGCTCGAGGGCGCGCCGATCCGCCTCGCCGCAGAAATGGCTCGCGTCGTCGACGACGGAGCAGACCTGCATCTTCTGCCGATCGTCACCCGGGGGGCCACCGACAATCTGAACGCGCTGCTCTATTTGCGCGGCGTCGATACTGCCATCATCAATTCCGACGCGCTCGAGGAGTATAAGGTTCAGGCACCGCAGATCCGAAGCCGCATCACCTATCTGCTCAATCTCTTCCCATCCGAGCTGCACATTTTTGTGCGGCCTGAAATCACAAGCCTGCAGGATCTTGTCGGCAAGAGGGTGAACTTCAACACCCTGGGCACCGCGGCCGCCTATTCAGGCCCACTGATCTTCAGCCGTCTCGGGATCGATGTCGATAAGACGTTCATTCCGCATCAGGTTGCCCTGGAACAGATGCGCAAAGGCGAAATGTCGGCCGTGGTGTTCATCACGTCGAAACCCGTCGACGCCTTCGTAAAAGGCCGCTGGGAGGCTGGATTCAAGTTCCTCCCGATCCATTACGACAAGAAGTTCGAGGACTATTATCTGCCCGCGACCTTGGACGCCAATGAGTATCCCAATCTGATCAAGCAGGGTGAGCGGGTCTCGACCATCGCGGTCCCGACAGCGCTTGTCGCTTTCAACTGGCCGTTACGCTCCAATCGCTACCAACGCGTGGCTCGCCTTGTCGATTACCTGTTCTCGCGCATCGACCGCCTGCAGGCACCAGGCTTCGATCCGAAATGGCAGTCGATCAATCTTGCGGCATCCGTCCCGGGGCTCACCCGCTTCCCAGCGGCGCAGGAATGGCTGGATCGCAAAGCGCGCAGCGTACAGGCGAGGCCATGA
- a CDS encoding coiled-coil domain-containing protein, whose amino-acid sequence MEDATGAVDVAHWSPQAGKWVSKDGAPINAEPTHWYPETEDIDAEGEPLGKPFAAAVILLPAILIGAALLGVFDTFGARAIPEMTQIGGENAGSFDQRLEIGAGSQALLQREASGAVYAVPAGMVQPGPWPDRDALHNNARASELDGARRELEEAVQHADAAKTAADELRQSLQQEQARSAALANEVAEFRREIDARDAGSRKAEDVAAQQREAAQREIAELEQSLQRERENSAVRARQVNAAQAAAASAERERHEAQSRAAALASELAGIPSRLLMAEAATAEQSQAAGLEIAELRQSLQQEQEKNAVLVTEAKAAQAAAANADQQRRALEEAQAHAAALESKLAELRREIESRNVQLREAENAASQQRQAAKREIGGLRQSLQQELSKTEAGKRELAPGWRSTGEQVLAEQANDAPVLPARRSVEVAKPPTAAVQNEAEARLIPRARALLDQGNIGAARIVLELAAEKNIAQASFMLAETYDPAVLSAWGTYGTRGEAAKARELYAKAHRGGIREAKERLDALRP is encoded by the coding sequence GTGGAAGATGCGACCGGGGCTGTCGACGTCGCCCACTGGTCGCCTCAAGCGGGCAAATGGGTCTCCAAAGACGGCGCTCCAATCAACGCCGAGCCGACCCATTGGTATCCCGAAACTGAGGACATTGACGCAGAGGGAGAACCCTTGGGCAAGCCGTTCGCAGCGGCTGTCATTCTGCTTCCCGCGATCCTGATTGGAGCGGCCTTACTGGGTGTGTTCGACACTTTCGGCGCACGAGCAATTCCGGAAATGACGCAAATCGGCGGCGAGAACGCCGGCAGCTTCGACCAACGGCTGGAAATAGGGGCGGGGTCGCAAGCGCTCCTTCAGCGCGAAGCGAGCGGAGCCGTGTACGCGGTGCCGGCAGGCATGGTGCAGCCTGGGCCATGGCCCGATCGAGATGCTTTGCACAATAATGCGCGCGCCAGTGAACTGGACGGGGCGCGCAGGGAACTTGAGGAGGCGGTCCAGCACGCGGACGCGGCAAAAACTGCGGCGGACGAGTTGCGGCAGTCGCTGCAACAGGAGCAAGCGCGCAGCGCTGCGCTTGCGAACGAAGTTGCCGAATTCCGCCGCGAGATCGATGCCCGTGACGCAGGATCGCGGAAGGCGGAGGATGTGGCTGCGCAGCAGAGAGAGGCGGCGCAGCGGGAAATCGCAGAACTAGAGCAGTCTCTGCAGCGCGAGCGGGAAAATAGCGCCGTCCGCGCGAGGCAGGTGAACGCCGCTCAGGCAGCAGCGGCGAGCGCGGAGCGGGAACGCCACGAGGCACAGTCGCGCGCCGCCGCGCTCGCGAGCGAACTCGCCGGAATACCTAGCCGTTTGCTTATGGCGGAGGCTGCGACCGCGGAGCAAAGCCAGGCGGCAGGGCTGGAGATTGCGGAACTGCGGCAGTCCCTGCAGCAAGAGCAGGAAAAGAACGCCGTTCTCGTCACGGAGGCCAAAGCAGCGCAGGCCGCAGCTGCCAATGCCGATCAACAACGCCGCGCTCTCGAAGAGGCTCAAGCGCACGCCGCTGCGCTGGAGAGCAAACTTGCCGAACTGCGCCGTGAGATCGAAAGCCGCAACGTGCAATTGCGCGAGGCCGAGAATGCGGCCTCGCAGCAGAGACAGGCAGCGAAACGAGAGATCGGTGGACTGCGGCAGTCGCTGCAACAGGAGCTGAGCAAGACCGAGGCCGGGAAGAGAGAGCTTGCACCGGGGTGGCGCTCCACCGGTGAGCAGGTCCTCGCCGAGCAAGCAAATGACGCCCCAGTTTTGCCGGCGAGGCGCAGCGTGGAAGTGGCGAAGCCACCGACCGCCGCGGTTCAGAACGAGGCGGAGGCCCGTTTGATCCCGCGTGCCAGGGCGCTGCTCGATCAGGGAAATATTGGTGCAGCACGTATTGTCCTCGAGCTCGCAGCTGAGAAAAACATTGCGCAGGCAAGTTTCATGCTCGCCGAGACCTATGATCCGGCGGTTCTATCCGCCTGGGGTACTTATGGAACGCGCGGCGAAGCGGCCAAGGCGCGAGAACTCTACGCGAAGGCACACAGGGGCGGTATTCGCGAAGCGAAGGAACGGCTGGATGCGTTGCGACCCTGA
- a CDS encoding Crp/Fnr family transcriptional regulator produces MTVHRTGIGNRLLAALPPADLGLLTPYFQKVSFETDAVLVRSGDELDPVYFPHSGAIAFMLDMPDGQSVATTLMGREGALASFSVLGPALSSVTAIARMAGTASMISAAKFRAAYAQSTAIRNVVQVHARAVLLQLQHVAACNALHRVDGRMARWLLQLHDRVPNDLLPVTQEALAQLLGVRRTTVTLTMSKLRKAGAVPSDRRGFIEIDRARLERVACDCYALMQHNIDRMYCQELSEPQPADRPFRQSVIGASEGADGESRCASRAGK; encoded by the coding sequence GTGACCGTTCACCGCACGGGAATCGGCAATCGGCTACTGGCGGCATTGCCGCCTGCGGATCTCGGCTTGCTCACGCCGTATTTCCAGAAAGTCTCGTTCGAAACCGATGCCGTCCTGGTGCGATCGGGCGATGAGCTCGACCCGGTTTATTTTCCTCATAGCGGCGCAATCGCATTCATGCTCGATATGCCGGACGGGCAATCGGTCGCAACCACCCTGATGGGACGGGAAGGCGCTTTGGCCTCGTTTTCCGTGCTCGGCCCGGCGCTTTCATCCGTAACCGCGATTGCTCGCATGGCCGGCACGGCGTCGATGATTTCCGCCGCCAAATTCAGGGCTGCCTATGCGCAAAGTACAGCCATCAGGAATGTCGTGCAGGTCCACGCCCGCGCCGTGTTATTGCAGCTCCAGCACGTAGCCGCTTGCAACGCGCTGCACCGGGTGGATGGCCGCATGGCGCGCTGGCTCCTGCAGCTTCACGACCGCGTTCCCAACGACCTCCTTCCGGTGACGCAGGAGGCGCTTGCGCAACTGCTTGGGGTGCGGCGAACGACAGTGACTCTGACGATGAGCAAGCTACGCAAGGCCGGCGCCGTCCCGTCCGACCGGCGGGGGTTTATAGAGATCGATCGGGCACGGCTCGAGAGGGTCGCATGCGATTGTTATGCGCTCATGCAGCACAACATCGACCGGATGTATTGCCAGGAATTGTCGGAACCGCAGCCTGCCGATCGGCCATTCCGGCAAAGCGTCATCGGCGCCTCCGAGGGAGCGGACGGTGAATCCAGATGTGCTTCGCGGGCCGGAAAATAG
- a CDS encoding DsrE family protein, whose protein sequence is MINPKWAMAVISGLTMLFLVGPGAQAQQDNQWIPQAREKSQASNPKHPGGQKQVSKPRQNHAIKQEPPNNTKMAQATKTESAKKPHRLVLQVNSNEPAMMNLTLNNASNVAQYYRDLGEPVSIEVVTFGPGLHMLREDTSPVKPRIEVLAMSHPEISFKACGNTQENMRKAENKDINLIPQATVVKSGVVRVMELQEQGWSYVKP, encoded by the coding sequence ATGATCAATCCAAAATGGGCGATGGCCGTCATCAGCGGCTTGACGATGCTGTTTCTGGTCGGACCGGGCGCGCAGGCGCAGCAGGACAACCAGTGGATCCCGCAGGCGCGCGAGAAGAGTCAAGCGAGCAACCCGAAGCATCCGGGTGGACAGAAGCAAGTGAGCAAGCCGCGGCAGAATCACGCGATCAAGCAGGAGCCTCCGAACAACACGAAGATGGCTCAGGCTACAAAAACCGAGAGCGCGAAAAAGCCGCATCGGCTGGTGCTGCAGGTTAATTCCAACGAGCCTGCGATGATGAACCTCACACTCAACAATGCGAGCAACGTCGCGCAATACTATCGCGATCTCGGTGAACCAGTGTCGATCGAGGTCGTCACCTTTGGTCCCGGCCTTCACATGCTGCGCGAAGACACCTCGCCGGTAAAGCCGCGCATCGAGGTGCTCGCGATGAGCCATCCCGAAATCTCCTTTAAAGCTTGCGGCAACACGCAGGAAAACATGCGTAAGGCGGAGAACAAGGATATCAACCTGATCCCACAGGCGACGGTCGTGAAATCCGGCGTCGTCCGCGTCATGGAGCTGCAGGAGCAGGGCTGGAGCTACGTCAAGCCGTGA
- a CDS encoding methyltransferase domain-containing protein, whose amino-acid sequence MVWDPQQYLKFSGHRLRPAVDLLMRIPDFGPRAIADLGAGAGNVTKLIKERWADASVTGVEGSAEMVEAGRKSAPDVEWSHEDLGHWRPARPYDLIYSNAALHWLPDHAALFPVMEKVTPGGTLAVQMPRNFTAPSHVLIGETALDGPWRPKVEHLVTPPPVEGPAFYHDLLAPMSVNIDIWETEYLQVLEGENPVKEWTKGTWLTRYLDVLAGDEKIAFEAAYGARIAKAYPKNAAGQTLFPFRRLFMVAQRKG is encoded by the coding sequence ATGGTCTGGGATCCGCAACAATACCTGAAATTCTCCGGCCACCGGCTGCGGCCCGCCGTCGACTTGTTGATGCGGATTCCGGATTTTGGCCCGCGCGCGATCGCCGATCTCGGGGCGGGCGCCGGCAACGTGACAAAACTGATCAAAGAGCGCTGGGCGGATGCAAGCGTGACCGGCGTCGAGGGTTCGGCCGAGATGGTCGAGGCCGGGCGCAAGTCTGCGCCGGATGTGGAATGGTCGCACGAAGACCTCGGCCATTGGCGCCCCGCCAGGCCATACGACTTGATATATTCCAATGCCGCACTGCACTGGCTGCCCGATCATGCGGCACTGTTTCCGGTGATGGAGAAGGTGACGCCTGGCGGCACGCTTGCCGTGCAGATGCCGCGCAATTTTACCGCGCCCTCGCATGTGCTGATCGGCGAGACCGCGCTCGATGGTCCGTGGCGGCCCAAGGTCGAGCATCTCGTCACGCCGCCGCCGGTCGAGGGGCCGGCCTTCTATCACGATCTTCTCGCGCCGATGTCGGTCAACATCGACATCTGGGAGACCGAATATCTGCAAGTGCTCGAAGGCGAGAATCCCGTCAAGGAATGGACCAAGGGGACCTGGCTGACGCGCTACCTCGACGTGCTCGCAGGCGACGAGAAGATCGCGTTCGAAGCCGCCTATGGCGCGCGCATTGCGAAGGCCTATCCGAAGAATGCGGCGGGGCAGACCCTATTCCCGTTCCGCCGTCTCTTCATGGTGGCCCAGCGCAAGGGCTGA